A genomic segment from Perognathus longimembris pacificus isolate PPM17 chromosome 15, ASM2315922v1, whole genome shotgun sequence encodes:
- the LOC125363942 gene encoding mucin-2-like, protein MARKHGKYVVNIDHSGNRLSFMNPKNQEVQNVACQLSASSTLTGDTGTNLTAVCTNLETLGHSEFPHGECQHCQVAQNFFSDWSLWKIFLACLLACVITTVIAILILSLVYNGKKDNTSIIIQIPQGSETPSSTPRTIVSTSSKPTVTEDIIEPATASNLNKPIITTMTASTSVQLISPMTTTKVSSKSTETPATTSTEAITTMTIGTSTEATNTLTSNTTSTEPATKTVTSTLPAVANRTTSTSEQVVTVPTTTAPILSTTITAATFSNEPVTTMVSPSTERSTTISTVPTSTESTAVTTSTSKPSTTTTAGSSIEPTVTVLNVTTSIEPTTATTATTSMEKITTTAGTSTELSATSATTSVPSGQTTTTPATSLIELTTTIASTSTGTTATLAMAISSQISPTTASSPSTAEITTTEGLYTEPTTTSTITTLSTKPITTVTTSISTESTAITDTSTKVTNSVGTPTASMESTNTMATITSTHPTLTSTANTSTESTSTYPITTVTSISTEPVTTTVSTFTELTTTMGTIIAPMELATPKAATISTVPTTATAGISTKLTSAISSSSTQLSTTKAVTPSSELTTITNASPSTSATIQPSTTRADSTSAESTNTIENTSTEPTFTSATTTVYTPLSTTTGVTTSSELASTIGSISTESNSASASTTLSTQPSTTSTSITSSDLNITSVSTSSATTAMTMNPNFPESTTIGATASSKPGTTTTLGISSEAAITETSTTSSTEPSTTATKPITNTGSISVEPTTILTITTTSSEPTTTIVGSTSTETTILTESTFTESTSTSATTTISTQPPTTSSATAELTTTISTSTSTEPITTLATTTIPTQPFTTTAASTSTEPTATTTTTTDFTQPSNTAILTTSVEQTSTPRSISTASTASSVTTTGSIEPFTITALITSSELTSTSISTSTAETTMTTTPHFPEHTTKIAFLTSSEPATTTAGGTSTETTTTEAGSTASIQPPKTAAAITSTEKFSTITDTSTEPTTPSVASTSSTKMTTTVAASTSNEPSSITESTTIKPTITSASTSGSPQSSTSTVAATTSKLTSPSVGTSNATTTVNSSPNFSEATTTIAVTTSSELTITTAIGTTSTATSKEASTTSFSTEPSKTTAALTSTEPVTTTVGTSTEPTIPLATTTSSTKPYSSTALTASSDPTATSEGTSTAATTVTMSTNSPESTSTVAAISSTEPATKTTTGLSSEATTIAASTLSSSKPITATSATTSPEPIATTVSTSTESSTILPTITVATTPSTTTVHITSSESTSTSISTPTQVTTTVITTPYSSESTMTTGSTTSSEQDTTTTVTSSEPTTTKDSTTSISTEPPTSIVATSSIAPITTTASTPPEATTTLGITSVSTQSTPTAPSTLEPTATATNTSPVTTAISASPAIATQPSTTSRDTSSSPVPSTTRSTSTESNSASATTTLSTTPPSSTASTAASEPTTTSVGPSTAVTTMTMSTKSPESTTAIAAIISSEPASKTTTGLSSEATTTVASTFSTPKPFTATSATTSTEPIASTVGASTDSTTILSTTTVATQPSTAIAGITLSKSTSTSISMSAEATTTMITTPYSSEPTTTVVATPSTELATTTTVVTASEATTTEVSTTSISTGPSTTVAKTSSIEPITTTASTSTEATTTLGITSVSTQSAPITATPTSVPTATARNTPIASTATPATTTISAQPATTGHTASSEMPITTVSTFTEFSSAPVTTTSSIKSSSPTSEPSTPLGTSTVDTTMTLSPNSPESTTTIAAITSSEPIMTTTTGMSSESTKPLTATSATTSPEPIATTVSTSTESSTILPITTVTTTPSTTTVPITSSESTSISISSPTQVTTTVITTPYSSESTMTTGSTTSSEQDTTTTVTSSEPTTTEDSTTFINTEPSTSEAATSSIAPITTSASTPPEATTTLGITSVSTQFSPTTTSTSSVPTVTMENPSTQSTSTPAMTTISTQPSTATGDTSSSPMPSTTGSTSTEFNSASATTTSSTKLPTSTATTASFEPTTISVGTSTAATTMIISPNSPESTTTTGSITSSETATTTTTGNSFEAITSTSISTSTEATTTVITPSFSSGPTTPIAITPSTESTTTKTVVTLSEATTTEVSSTSISTGPSTSVAETSSIYPITTTGNIPTEATTTLGITSVSIQSASTTSMPTSTTENPSTASTSPLATTTNSARPSTTGDTASSVMPSTMGITSSSLPINSEPATTSSSTQLSSSTGSIISSEPTTPSVGPSTAGTTMTTIPNFPESTTAVGSTASSEIATTTSTGPSSESTTTAASTISSTIPFTATSATTSPAPIAPNVSSSIEATTIVPTTTLAPQPSTATAPITSSESTSSSRSTPTEATSTVIITPQPSETITTVLAIPSTELASTSVVTPSEATSTEASTTSFSTEPSTTATSSNESSTSSASTSTEATSILGIFNSIFFNNSHHFI, encoded by the coding sequence CTGACCAGCAATACTACCTCTACTGAGCCTGCAACCAAAACAGTGACAAGCACTTTACCTGCTGTGGCTAACAGAACTACAAGCACTTCTGAACAGGTGGTAACAGTGCCTACCACAACTGCCCCCATCTTGTCTACCACCATAACTGCAGCTACTTTCTCAAATGAACCAGTTACTACAATGGTTAGCCCTTCCACTGAACGTTCAACCACAATTTCGACCGTTCCCACTTCTACAGAATCTACAGCTGTGACCACAAGTACATCTAAACCGAGCACCACAACAACTGCTGGAAGTTCCATTGAACCTACAGTCACAGTGCTTAATGTTACCACTTCTATTGAACCCACTACTGCAACCACAGCTACTACTTCAATGGAAAAGATTACTACTACTGCAGGAACTTCTACTGAACTTTCAGCCACCTCAGCCACCACTAGTGTTCCCAGTGGACAAACTACTACAACACCAGCCACTTCTTTAATAGAACTGACTACAACTATTGCAAGTACATCCACCGGAACTACAGCTACATTGGCCATGGCTATCTCTTCTCAAATCTCCCCTACAACAGCCTCTAGCCCTTCAACTGCAGAGATCACTACTACTGAAGGCCTTTACACTGAGCCTACTACAACATCAACCATCACCACTCTTTCCACTAAACCTATCACTACAGTGACAACCAGTATTTCAACAGAATCAACTGCAATCACAGACACTTCCACTAAAGTTACAAATTCAGTGGGAACTCCTACTGCCTCCATGGAATCTACCAATACAATGGCAACCATCACCTCTACTCATCCAACTCTGACAAGTACTGCCAATACATCCACTGAATCTACAAGCACATATCCCATAACAACTGTAACCAGCATTTCAACTGAACCAGTGACTACAACTGTAAGCACATTTACTGAACTTACAACTACAATGGGAACCATTATTGCCCCCATGGAACTTGCCACTCCCAAAGCTGCCACCATTTCAACTGTACCTACTACAGCCACTGCAGGGATATCCACCAAACTAACATCTGCaatctcttcttcctccactCAACTCTCCACTACAAAAGCAGTAACTCCATCATCTGAACTAACCACTATAACAAATGCCAGCCCATCCACATCAGCTACCATTCAACCCTCCACTACAAGGGCTGATAGTACTTCAGCTGAATCAACCAATACAATTGAAAATACTTCCACTGAACCTACCTTCACCTCAGCCACCACTACTGTCTATACTCCACTTTCCACTACAACAGGAGTAACTACATCATCTGAATTGGCTAGCACAATTGGAAGTATTTCCACTGAATCTAACTCTGCATCTGCCAGTACTACTTTGTCTACTCAGCCCTCTACTACATCAACATCCATCACTTCATCTGACCTGAATATTACAAGTGTAAGCACTTCCTCTGCAACCACAGCAATGACCATGAATCCTAATTTTCCAGAGTCTACAACAATTGGAGCCACGGCTTCATCTAAGCCAGGCACCACAACAACTCTAGGCATTTCCTCTGAAGCTGCAATCACAGAAACCAGCACTACTTCCTCTACTGAACCCTCCACAACTGCAACTAAACCAATTACTAACACTGGAAGCATATCTGTTGAACCCACAACCATATTGACCATCACTACTACCTCAAGTGAACCTACTACAACTATTGTTGGCAGTACTTCAACTGAAACAACTATTTTAACTGAAAGCACTTTCACTGAATCAACCTCCACATCAGCCACCACTACCATCTCCACTCAACCCCCCACTACCTCATCAGCCACAGCTGAACTGACTACCACAATAAGTACCAGTACATCCACTGAACCTATAACTACATTAGCCACCACTACTATCCCAACTCAACCCTTCACTACAACAGCAGCCAGTACTTCAACTGAACCAACTGCTACTACAACTACCACTACTGACTTCACTCAACCTTCTAACACCGCAATACTTACTACTTCAGTGGAACAGACCAGTACACCTAGAAGCATTTCCACTGCAAGCACTGCCTCATCAGTTACCACCACTGGCTCCATTGAACCCTTCACTATAACAGCCCTCATCACTTCATCTGAATTGACTAGTACAAGTATAAGCACTTCTACTGCCGAGACGACAATGACCACCACTCCTCATTTTCCAGAACATACAACCAAAATTGCATTCCTAACTTCATCTGAACCAGCTACCACAACAGCTGGAGGCACTTCCACTGAAACTACAACCACGGAAGCAGGCAGTACTGCATCTATTCAGCCTCCCAAGACAGCAGCAGCTATAACTTCAACTGAAAAGTTTAGTACAATTACAGACACGTCCACCGAACCTACTACTCCATCAGTCGCCAGTACTTCTTCCACTAAAATGACAACTACAGTGGCAGCCAGTACTTCAAATGAACCAAGTAGCATAACTGAAAGCACTACCATTAAGCCTACAATTACATCAGCCAGCACTAGTGGGTCCCCTCAATCTTCTACTTCAACAGTGGCCGCCACCACGTCTAAGCTAACTAGTCCAAGTGTAGGCACATCTAATGCAACTACAACAGTTAACTCTAGTCCTAATTTTTCTGAAGCTACAACCACAATTGCAGTCACTACTTCGTCGGAACTAACTATCACAACAGCTATAGGTACTACATCTACAGCTACAAGCAAAGAAGCTAGCACTACATCCTTCTCTACTGAACCCTCCAAAACAACAGCAGCTCTGACTTCAACGGAACCAGTGACTACCACTGTAGGCACTTCCACTGAACCTACAATCCCACTGGCTACCACTACTTCCTCCACAAAACCCTATAGTTCAACAGCATTAACAGCTTCGTCTGACCCAACTGCTACAAGTGAAGGCACTTCTACTGCAGCTACAACAGTGACCATGAGTACTAATTCTCCAGAATCTACAAGCACAGTTGCAGCCATTTCTTCAACAGAACCAGCTACCAAAACAACTACAGGCCTCTCCTCTGAAGCTACAACCATAGCAGCCAGCACTCTTTCCTCTAGCAAACCCATCACAGCAACCTCAGCTACCACTTCACCTGAGCCAATTGCTACCACCGTAAGCACTTCCACTGAATCTTCCACCATATTGCCCACCATTACTGTTGCCACTACACCCTCCACTACAACAGTGCATATTACTTCATCTGAATCAACTAGCACAAGTATAAGCACTCCCACTCAAGTTACCACCACAGTGATTACCACTCCTTATTCCTCAGAATCAACCATGACCACTGGGTCTACTACTTCATCTGAGCAAGATACCACAACTACAGTCACCTCCTCAGAACCTACAACTACAAAAGACAGCACTACTTCTATTTCTACTGAACCCCCCACATCAATAGTAGCAACCTCTTCAATTGCACCAATTACTACCACTGCAAGCACTCCACCTGAAGCTACAACCACACTGGGCATTACTTCTGTCTCCACTCAATCTACACCAACAGCCCCCAGTACATTGGAGCCAACTGCTACAGCTACAAACACTTCCCCTGTAACTACCGCCATATCTGCAAGCCCTGCTATTGCTACTCAACCTTCTACTACATCAAGAGATACTTCATCATCTCCAGTGCCTAGTACAACTAGAAGTACTTCCACCGAATCCAATTCTGCCTCTGCCACTACTACTTTATCCACAACTCCCCCCAGTTCGACAGCATCAACAGCTGCATCTGAGCCCACTACTACAAGTGTAGGACCTTCCACTGCAGTTACAACAATGACCATGAGTACCAAGTCTCCAGAGTCTACAACCGCAATTGCAGCCATTATTTCATCTGAACCAGCTAGCAAAACAACTACAGGCCTCTCCTCTGAAGCTACAACCACAGTAGCCAGCACTTTTTCCACTCCTAAACCCTTCACAGCAACCTCAGCTACCACTTCAACTGAGCCAATTGCTTCCACTGTAGGTGCTTCCACTGACTCTACAACCATATTGTCCACTACTACTGTGGCCACTCAACCCTCTACTGCGATAGCAGGCATCACTTTATCTAAATCAACTAGTACAAGTATAAGCATGTCCGCTGAAGCTACTACCACAATGATTACCACTCCTTATTCTTCAGAACCTACAACCACAGTTGTAGCTACTCCTTCAACTGAATTGGCCACCACTACAACTGTAGTCACTGCCTCTGAAGCTACAACCACAGAAGTCAGCACTACTTCTATCTCTACTGGACCCTCTACAACAGTGGCAAAAACCTCTTCAATTGAACCAATTACTACCACTGCAAGCACTTCCACTGAAGCTACAACCACACTGGGCATTACTTCTGTCTCCACTCAATCTGCACCAATAACAGCTACTCCCACATCAGTGCCAACTGCTACAGCTAGAAACACCCCCATTGCATCTACTGCCACACCTGCCACCACTACTATCTCTGCTCAACCTGCTACAACAGGACACACTGCATCATCTGAAATGCCTATTACAACAGTAAGTACTTTCACTGAATTCAGCTCTGCACCTGTCACTACTACTTCCTCCATAAAATCTTCCAGTCCAACATCCGAGCCAAGTACTCCACTTGGCACTTCCACTGTAGATACAACAATGACCCTGAGTCCCAATTCTCCAGAATCTACAACTACAATTGCAGCCATTACTTCATCTGAACCAATTATGACAACAACTACAGGCATGTCCTCTGAATCTACTAAACCCCTCACAGCAACCTCAGCTACCACTTCACCTGAGCCAATTGCTACCACTGTAAGCACTTCCACTGAATCTTCAACCATATTGCCCATCACTACTGTTACCACTACACCCTCCACTACAACAGTACCCATCACTTCATCTGAATCAACGAGTATAAGTATAAGCAGTCCCACTCAAGTTACCACCACAGTGATTACCACTCCTTATTCTTCAGAATCGACAATGACAACTGGGTCTACTACTTCATCTGAGCAAGATACCACAACTACAGTCACCTCCTCAGAACCTACAACCACAGAAGACAGCACTACTTTTATCAACACTGAACCCTCCACATCAGAAGCAGCAACCTCTTCAATTGCACCAATTACTACCAGTGCAAGCACTCCACCTGAAGCTACCACCACACTGGGCATTACTTCTGTCTCCACTCAATTTTCTCCAACAACAACCTCTACTTCATCTGTGCCAACTGTGACAATGGAAAACCCTTCTACTCAATCTACCTCAACACCTGCCATGACTACTATCTCTACTCAACCTTCTACTGCAACAGGAGATACTTCATCATCTCCAATGCCTAGTACAACTGGAAGTACTTCTACTGAATTTAACTCTGCATCTGCCACCACTACTTCCTCCACAAAATTACCCActtcaacagcaacaacagcttCCTTTGAGCCAACTACTATAAGTGTAGGCACTTCCACTGCAGCTACAACAATGATCATCAGCCCGAATTCTCCAGAATCTACAACCACAACTGGGTCCATTACTTCATCTGAAACAGCTACCACAACAACTACAGGCAATTCCTTTGAAGCTATAACCAGTACAAGTATAAGCACGTCCACTGAAGCTACCACCACAGTGATtaccccttctttttcttcaggaCCCACAACCCCAATTGCAATCACTCCTTCAACTGAATCAACTACCACCAAAACTGTAGTCACTCTGTCTGAAGCTACAACCACAGAAGTCAGCAGTACTTCTATCTCCACTGGACCCTCCACGTCAGTGGCAGAAACCTCTTCAATTTACCCAATTACTACCACTGGAAACATTCCTACTGAAGCTACCACCACACTGGGCATCACTTCTGTCTCCATTCAATCTGCTTCAACTACATCCATGCCAACTTCTACAACTGAAAACCCTTCCACTGCATCTACCTCCCCACTTGCCACCACTACCAACTCTGCTCGACCTTCTACAACAGGTGATACTGCATCATCTGTAATGCCTAGCACAATGGGAATTACTTCCAGTTCACTTCCAATTAACTCTGAACCGGCCACTACTTCTTCATCCACACAACTCTCCAGTTCAACAGGATCAATAATTTCATCTGAGCCAACGACTCCAAGTGTAGGACCTTCCACTGCGGGTACGACAATGACCACGATTCCTAACTTTCCAGAATCTACAACTGCAGTTGGGTCCACTGCTTCATCTGAAATAGCTACCACAACATCTACAGGCCCCTCCTCTGAATCTACAACCACAGCAGCCAGCACAATTTCCTCTACTATACCTTTCACAGCAACCTCAGCTACCACTTCACCTGCTCCAATTGCTCCTAATGTGAGCTCTTCCATTGAAGCTACAACCATAGTGCCCACCACTACTCTTGCCCCTCAACCCTCTACTGCAACAGCACCCATCACATCATCGGAATCAACCAGTTCAAGTAGAAGCACTCCCACTGAAGCTACCTCCACAGTGATAATCACTCCTCAACCTTCAGAAACTATAACCACAGTTTTGGCCATTCCTTCAACAGAATTAGCCTCCACGTCTGTAGTCACTCCCTCTGAAGCTACATCCACAGAAGCTAGCACTACTTCTTTCTCCACTGAACCCTCCACAACAGCAACCTCTTCAAATGAATCTAGTACTAGCAGTGCAAGCACCTCCACTGAAGCTACATCTATACTGGGCATCTTCAACTCAATCTTCTTCAACAACAGCCACCACTTCATATGA